The Podospora pseudocomata strain CBS 415.72m chromosome 1 map unlocalized CBS415.72m_1, whole genome shotgun sequence genome has a segment encoding these proteins:
- the PCM1 gene encoding Phosphoacetylglucosamine Mutase (BUSCO:EOG092621YU; EggNog:ENOG503NV1D; COG:G) has translation MSHNEQIIAGSAKHPIVPQHYRYGTAGFRMKADLLEGVTYRVGLLAALRSRKLNSQAIGVMITASHNPAIDNGVKIVDPMGDMLEQEWERYATALVNAPSDKDLAKIYNALATDLKIDLEAPAKVIYGRDTRPSGHTLVTALADALDATNTEHVDYKILTTPQLHYLVRATNSEGTPASYGEVSEVGYYKKLAEAFVRTMKGKRIPQVLQVDCANGVGGPKLKEFLKHIPQDKVPFEVQVVNDDVLRPEVLNLDSGADYVKTKQRAPPIPKPQPGLRCCSLDGDADRLIYYWHDPETNVFTMLDGDRISSLAASFIGDLVESAGLRDELRIGVVQTAYANGASTHYITQHLKLPVICTPTGVKHLHHVAQGFDVGVYFEANGHGTVLFSPDAISAFKKTTPQSPAQKEALDTLAALTDLINQTVGDAISDMLLVEVILAHKNWNLRDWALTYQDLPNRLVRVEVANKDVFRTTDAERRLSHPEGCQAEIDQEVKKFKDARSFARASGTENAMRVYAEAATRSEANELAERVAGIVSRWGV, from the exons ATGAGCCACAACGAGCAGATCATCGCCGGCTCGGCGAAGCACCCAATTGTGCCCCAGCACTACAGGTATGGCACCGCTGGCTTCCGCATGAAGGCCGACCTCCTCGAGGGCGTGACCTATCGTGTCGGCCTGCTCGCTGCCCTCCGCAGCCGCAAGCTCAACTCCCAAGCCATCGGTGTCATGATCACAGCAAGccacaaccccgccatcgacAACGGCGTCAAGATCGTGGACCCCATGGGCGACATGCTTGAGCAGGAGTGGGAGAGATATGCCACAGCTCTCGTCAACGCCCCGAGCGACAAAGACCTGGCCAAGATCTACAATGCTCTGGCCACCGACCTCAAGATCGATCTCGAGGCCCCCGCCAAGGTCATCTACGGCCGTGATACCCGACCTTCAGGCCACACCTTGgtcaccgccctcgccgatGCCCTCGATGCAACCAATACCGAGCATGTCGACTACAAgatcctcaccaccccccaactccatTACCTTGTGCGCGCCACCAATAGCGAAGGCACACCCGCCTCCTATGGCGAGGTCAGCGAAGTCGGATACTACAAGAAGCTCGCCGAGGCCTTTGTTCGGACCATGAAGGGCAAGAGAATCCCTCAAGTCCTCCAAGTAGACTGCGCCAACGGCGTCGGCGGTCCCAAGCTCAAGGAATTCCTCAAGCACATCCCTCAAGACAAGGTCCCCTTCGAAGTCCAGGTTGTAAACGACGATGTCCTCCGCCCGGAGGTCCTAAACCTTGAT TCCGGCGCCGACTACGTCAAAACAAAGCAACGTGCTCCCCCCATTCCTAAACCCCAACCCGGCCTGAGATGCTGCTCGCTCGACGGCGACGCCGACCGCCTAATCTACTACTGGCACGATCCAGAGACCAACGTCTTCACCATGCTCGACGGCGACCGCATCTCTTCGTTGGCCGCCTCCTTCATCGGCGACCTTGTCGAGTCTGCCGGTCTTCGAGACGAACTCCGCATCGGCGTAGTCCAAACCGCCTACGCCAACGGCGCAAGCACGCATTACATCACCCAACACCTGAAGCTCCCCGTCATCTGCACCCCCACGGGAGTAAAGCATCTCCACCACGTAGCCCAGGGCTTTGACGTGGGAGTCTACTTTGAGGCCAACGGCCACGGCACcgtcctcttctcccccgacgCCATCAGCGCCTTCAAGAAgaccaccccccaatcccccgcCCAGAAGGAAGCCTTGGACACCTTGGCTGCCTTGACGGATCTGATCAACCAGACCGTCGGTGACGCTATTTCGGATATGCTTCTTGTGGAAGTTATTCTGGCGCACAAGAACTGGAACCTGAGGGACTGGGCTTTGACATATCAGGATCTGCCGAACAGACTTGTCAGAGTGGAGGTGGCGAACAAGGATGTTTTTAGGACGACGGATGCAGAGAGGAGGCTTTCTCATCCGGAGGGGTGCCAGGCCGAGATTGAccaggaggtgaagaagtttAAGGATGCGAGGTCGTTTGCCAGGGCTAGCGGGACGGAGAATGCGATGAGGGTTTATGCCGAGGCGGCGACGAGGTCGGAGGCGAATGAGCTTGCGGAGAGGGTGGCTGGGATTGTGAGTCGGTGGGGTGTTTAG
- the HMT1 gene encoding Nuclear SAM-dependent mono-and asymmetric methyltransferase (COG:K; COG:O; COG:T; EggNog:ENOG503NV5S) has translation MVNDAMDIETAEKNLKQLDHAEQHYFNSYNHHGIHEEMLKDEVRTRSYMNAIVQNKHIFKDKVVLDVGCGTGILSMFAAKAGAKHVIGVDMSTIIFKAREIVEVNGLSDKITLIQGKMEEITLPFPQVDIIISEWMGYFLLYESMLDTVLYARDKYLVKDGLIFPDKASIYVAGIEDGDYKDEKIGFWDNVYGFNYSPLKETALSEPLVDTVEMKAVVTDPSLVLTLDLYKCTVEDLAFSCPFDLVARRDDFIHALVAWFDIDFTACHKTVRFSTGPHTKYTHWKQTVFYLKDMLTVQQGEKIECSLHNRPNEKNRRDLDIKIEYRLETEDPTRKAEGTCLYKMC, from the exons ATGGTCAACGACGCTATGGATATCGAGACTGCTGAGAAGAACCTCAAGCAGCTCGACCACGCCGAGCAGCACTACTTCAACAG CTATAACCATCATG GCATCCACGAGGAGATGTTG AAAGATGAGGTCCGCACAAGATCATACATGAACGCCATCGTTCAAAACAAGCACATCTTCAAGGACAAGGTCGttctcgatgtcggctgcgGCACCGGTATTCTCTCGAT GTTCGCTGCCAAGGCTGGCGCGAAGCATGTCATTGGTGTTGACAtgtccaccatcatcttcaaggCCCGCGAGATCGTCGAGGTCAACGGGCTGTCCGACAAGATCACCCTCATCCAGggcaagatggaggagattacccttcccttcccccaagTGGACATTATCATCTCAGAGTGGATGGGCTACTTCCTGCTGTACGAGTCCATGTTGGACACTGTGTTGTATGCCCGTGACAAGTACCTTGTCAAGGACGGTCTCATCTTCCCCGACAAGGCGAGCATCTATGTTGCTGGTATTGAGGACGGCGATTACAAGGACGAGAAAATCGGAT TTTGGGATAACGTCTATGGTTTCAACTACTCGCCTCTCAAGGAGACCGCCTTGTCTGAGCCTCTCGTTGATACTGTCGAGATGAAGGCCGTCGTTACCGACCCATCTCTCGTACTCACCCTCGACCTTTACAAGTGCACGGTCGAGGATTTGGCTTTCAGCTGCCCATTCGACCTCGTCGCCAGACGGGATGACTTCATCCACGCTCTTGTCGCCTGGTTTGACATTGACTTTACCGCCTGCCACAAGACAGTCCGCTTCTCCACTGGGCCACACACTAAGTACACTCACTGGAAGCAGACCGTCTTCTACCTCAAGGATATGCTTACTGTCCAGCAAGGAGAGAAGATTGAGTGCTCTCTCCACAACCGCCCCAACGAGAAGAACCGTCGCGATCTCGACATCAAGATCGAGTACCGTCTCGAGACCGAGGACCCCACCCGCAAGGCTGAGGGAACCTGCCTGTACAAGATGTGCTAG
- a CDS encoding uncharacterized protein (COG:D; EggNog:ENOG503NZFS) codes for MSNLFSGINARLRGASSKPNPNSKSPISPTSEDGKLNSPGGLSQRSLSSSNLSSPSSKLPPVPASPLPPTANMTGSTDDELAAYHLPKPLPLWLNPAYAKQIVKGNFMTLSRRPKAVEQGEWVACQVVEHYRNLWNFVSIVYQKEENGQSICNPTTCPRMSAGGNHSYTWLNNRFEPIELPAYEYMTLMQRWISGKVDDEKVFPTNPAGVSFSQHQQLTPSAIATDGLDEYIGKRSGFPKEFSTICKTIFTQMFRVYAHLYWAHFVEPFYHLNLEKQLNSCFSHFVLAGMEMAMLTPQELEPMQPLLDLWAANGTFPPDSKAYESANLKAGNRLLQLAGMA; via the exons ATGTCGAACCTGTTTTCCGGAAT AAATGCCCGGCTGAGGGGAGCTTCCAGCAAACCTaaccccaacagcaagagTCCGATATCTCCAACATCGGAGGACGGCAAACTGAACTCTCCTGGGGGCCTCTCTCAGAGGAGTCTTTCGTCAAGCAacctttcttctccttcttccaaaCTCCCACCTGTCCCTGCATCTCCGTTACCACCAACCGCCAACATGACCGGTTCCACAGACGATGAACTGGCCGCCTACCACCTCCCGAAGCCGCTCCCGCTTTGGCTCAACCCAGCCTACGCCAAGCAGATCGTGAAAGGCAACTTTATGACCCTCAGTCGTCGACCTAAGGCGGTCGAGCAGGGTGAATGGGTTGCCTGTCAAG TCGTGGAGCACTATCGTAACCTCTGGAACTTTGTCAGCATTGTGTAccagaaggaggagaatggCCAGAGCATCTGCAACCCGACCACATGCCCTCGCATGTCAGCTGGAGG TAACCACTCCTACACATGGCTCAACAACCGTTTTGAGCCCATTGAGCTGCCTGCCTACGAGTACATGACGCTTATGCAACGCTGGATCTCTGGCAAGGTCGACGACGAGAAGGtcttccccaccaaccctgcTGGTGTCTCGTTCtctcagcaccagcagctcaCACCTTCGGCCATCGCCACCGACGGATTGGACGAGTACATTGGAAAGCGTAGTGGGTTTCCCAAGGAGTTCTCGACTATCTGCAAGACCATCTTCACCCAGATGTTCCGCGTGTACGCCCATCTCTACTGGGCCCACTTTGTGGAGCCCTTCTACCACCTAAATCTTGAGAAGCAGCTCAACAGTTGCTTCAGTCACTTTGTGTTGGctgggatggagatggccaTGCTCACGCCGCAGGAGCTGGAGCCGATGCAGCCTCTGCTTGACTTGTGGGCTGCCAACGGAACCTTCCCTCCGGACTCCAAGGCCTATGAGAGTGCTAACCTCAAGGCCGGTAATCGGCTGCTGCAGCTGGCGGGCATGGCTTGA
- a CDS encoding uncharacterized protein (EggNog:ENOG503NX09; COG:L) produces the protein MASLPSPRSRVVRRYKKPGRLFDTLLTQSTRIVPSSVPSQKSPMDEEQPLQEKIAFFNQLDALDKLDEEDDRIDAREQQHRAKCKAFFQPAVPTVKEKGNPINPLSSPRPHPEPRRTASVPTPTAPTPAPGGSAEIIKATPDTTTIDSTTSRTRRRLIADTSTSFIAETPITDSTRPRVPTTLRRSITMPVSSSASAAKQSPSATTALRKRKRSSSGKVIPESAQIFRGLSFFYIPNDDVAPARKLRIAKAKDYGAEWVRSLHNATHVIVDKHLSYSDIQKIPEFGLAASLIVVNDEYPIDSISFRTLLNPDQSRYWVTGFPSPTSESTVITISSRDSEPSLQVKEPKSARRQSARKQDTEDSEGTPRQEDSSFENPRPTKTTQAAPFEIQIQSFVPPHPTAQTTDGPKDELTSYIELLQQYNDLPLDHEEDDDIESTKDAQEDSDPEPGSEDERARKKPATRSRASLKKTTPFENRFACNRGGTKDNPASSAANNPNARTIEVLQSMCDYYTKINDRWRITAYRRAITTLRQQSTKKITTAEEAYTLPNIGSRIARKIEEICTTNNLRRLQYANLEPTDKVLDLFLKIHDVGLSRANKWISQGHRTLEDLLTKADLSANQRVSIEHYSDLTSRIPRSEVTQLAAFVQREAFLVDPDVELLVGGSYRRGSDTSGDIDFIITKRGTTSCSDLVPFMNSLISVLYKKNFLVATLSQSRREGEGSKFLGCCRLPPGGKWRRIDLLLVPETEYGAALIYFTGNDIFNRSLRLLAGKKGMRLNQRGLFRDVMRGRGRVGVTEGELVEGRSERRIFEVLGVRWREPSERWC, from the coding sequence ATGGCCAGTTTGCCTTCTCCAAGATCCCGGGTCGTCAGACGGTACAAAAAGCCTGGTCGATTGTTCGACACTCTTTTGACCCAGAGCACTCGGATTGTTCCCAGTTCAGTTCCCAGCCAAAAGAGTCCGATGGATGAGGAACAACCGCTCCAAGAAAAGATTGCATTTTTCAATCAGCTGGATGCCTTGGATAAGCTtgacgaagaggatgaccGAATTGATGCCAGGGAACAGCAGCACAGGGCCAAGTGCAAGGCCTTCTTCCAACCAGCAGTTCCTACAGTGAAAGAGAAGGGAAACCCTATCAATCCTCTTTCTTCACCTCGCCCACATCCAGAACCAAGGCGGACAGCGTCGGTGCCTACTCCAACCGCACCTACACCCGCTCCAGGAGGTTCGGCAGAAATTATCAAGGCAAccccagacaccaccaccattgaCAGTACCACCTCCAGAACCAGGAGGCGCCTAATTGCAGATACTTCTACTTCATTCATTGCTGAAACACCAATAACAGATTCCACCCGTCCAAGAGTCCCAACAACATTACGGAGGAGTATCACCATGCCAGTTTCatcctctgcctctgcgGCTAAACAGTCGCCGTCAGCTACTACTGCTCTTCGAAAGCGCAAACGGTCATCTTCCGGGAAAGTGATTCCGGAATCAGCGCAAATATTTCGTGGCTTGTCTTTCTTTTACATCCCCAACGACGATGTTGCACCAGCCAGGAAACTTCGGATTGCCAAAGCCAAAGATTATGGGGCAGAATGGGTTAGGAGTCTACACAATGCGACACATGTCATTGTTGACAAGCACTTGTCATACTCTGACATTCAGAAGATACCAGAGTTTGGGCTGGCCGCCTCTTTGATCGTCGTCAATGACGAGTATCCTATCGACAGTATCTCGTTTCGGACACTACTAAACCCCGACCAGAGCCGATACTGGGTCACAGGgttcccatcaccaacttccGAATCCACAGTCATAACAATATCATCCCGGGACTCTGAGCCTTCGCTTCAGGTCAAAGAACCCAAAAGCGCCAGGAGACAAAGCGCCAGGAAACAGGACACTGAGGACTCAGAAGGAACACCACGACAGGAGGATAGCTCGTTTGAGAACCCTCGCCCAACTAAAACCACTCAAGCTGCTCCGTTCGAAATACAGATCCAGTCATTTGTTCCACCTCATCCCACAGCTCAAACGACGGATGGTCCCAAGGATGAGCTGACGAGCTACATCGAGCTCCTTCAGCAGTACAACGACCTGCCGTTGGACcacgaagaagacgacgacatAGAATCAACCAAGGACGCTCAGGAGGACTCGGATCCCGAGCCGGGCTCCGAAGATGAGCGCGCCCGCAAAAAGCCCGCAACACGCTCCCGCGCCTCTCTCAAAAAGACTACTCCGTTCGAAAACCGTTTTGCCTGCAACCGTGGCGGCACGAAAGACAATCCTGCCTCCTCCGCTGCCAACAACCCAAACGCCAGGACAATAGAAGTTCTCCAATCCATGTGCGACTACTACACCAAAATTAATGATCGCTGGCGTATAACGGCCTACCGCAGAGCCATCACCACACTCCGTCAGCAGAGCACCAAGaaaatcaccaccgccgaggaggcctACACTCTCCCCAACATCGGCTCCCGAATCGCCCGGAAAATTGAGGAAATctgcaccaccaacaaccttcGCAGGCTTCAATATGCGAACCTTGAACCGACGGACAAAGTCCTCGACCTCTTTCTCAAAATTCACGACGTGGGACTCTCTAGAGCAAACAAGTGGATATCCCAAGGCCATCGGACCTTGGAagacctcctcaccaaagcCGACCTGTCGGCCAACCAACGCGTCTCGATCGAGCACTACTCGGACCTCACCTCCCGCATCCCCCGCAGCGAAGTAACCCAGCTAGCGGCCTTTGTCCAGCGTGAAGCCTTCCTCGTCGACCCAGACGTGGAATTACTCGTTGGCGGCTCGTACCGCCGTGGCTCGGACACGTCAGGCGACATTgatttcatcatcaccaaacgCGGGACCACATCCTGCTCGGATCTTGTCCCGTTTATGAACTCGCTTATATCTGTGCTGTACAAGAAGAATTTTTTGGTGGCGACGTTGTCGCAATCGAgaagagagggggaagggagtAAGTTTTTGGGATGCTGCAGGTTGCCTCCTGgggggaagtggaggaggattgatTTGCTGCTTGTGCCCGAGACGGAGTATGGAGCGGCGTTGATTTATTTTACGGGGAATGATATTTTTAATCGGAGCTTGAGGTTATtggcggggaagaaggggatgaggTTAAATCAGAGAGGGTTGTTTAGGGatgtgatgagggggagggggagggtgggggttaCGGAaggggagttggtggaggggaggagcgAGAGGAGGAtttttgaggttttgggggttaGGTGGAGGGAGCCTAGtgagaggtggtgttga